One window from the genome of Eucalyptus grandis isolate ANBG69807.140 chromosome 7, ASM1654582v1, whole genome shotgun sequence encodes:
- the LOC104454636 gene encoding alpha-N-acetylglucosaminidase isoform X2, which yields MIQRPVPWNYYQNVVTSSYSYVWWNWSGWEKEIDWMALQGVNLPLAFTGQEAIWQKVFMDFNISKDELNDFFGGPAFLAWARMGNLHGWGGPLSQNWLDQQLNLQKQILSRMSELGMVPVLPSFSGNVPEALKKIYPSANITRLGDWNTVDGNPKWCCTYLLDPSDPLFVEIGEAFVRKQIKEYGDVTDIYNCDTFNENSPPSNDTTYISMLGAAVYRAMSQGDKDAVWLMQGWLFYSDSAFWKPPQMKALLHSVPVGKMIVLDLFADVKPIWETSAQFYGTPYVWCLLHNFGGNIEMYGVLDAISSGPVDARISDNSTMVGVGMCMEGIEHNPVVYELMSEMAFRSEKVLVVEWLKAYSQRRYGKTVRQVEAAWEILYHTIYNCTDGIADHNTDFIVKFPDWDPSAISASSFGKQEKMLLPFHLSSGRRFLSQVTGSDFPQAHLWYSARFVVDALELFLQAGNHLKESLPFRYDLVDLTRQVLSKLANKVYVDAMTAFQQKDAKALHLHSQKFLQLIKDIDLLLACDDNFLLGTWLESAKALAATPSEMRQYEWNARTQVTMWYDTNRTAQSKLHDYANKFWSGLLEDYYLPRASSYFSYLTKSLRENEKFELEEWRKDWISYSNKWQSETQIYAVKAKGDALELAKTLYKNYFG from the exons ATGATTCAGCGACCCGTCCCATGGAACTATTACCAAAATGTCGTTACATCAAGTT ATTCTTATGTCTGGTGGAATTGGAGTGGATGGGAAAAAGAGATAGACTGGATGGCTTTGCAAGGAGTTAACCTACCATTGGCCTTTACTGGACAAGAAGCCATTTGGCAAAAAGTTTTCATG GATTTCAATATCAGCAAGGATGaactaaatgatttttttggtggACCTGCATTTCTCGCATGGGCTCGCATGGGAAATTTGCATGG GTGGGGTGGTCCGTTATCACAGAACTGGTTGGATCAACAGCTGAACTTGCAGAAGCAGATATTGTCTCGGATGTCTGAGCTAGGCATGGTTCCAG TTCTTCCGTCCTTCTCTGGGAATGTTCCAGAAGCATTGAAGAAGATATATCCTTCAGCTAATATAACTAGACTTGGGGACTG gaatacTGTTGATGGTAATCCAAAGTGGTGCTGCACCTACCTCCTTGATCCTTCTGATCCTTTATTTGTTGAAATTGGGGAGGCTTTTGTCagaaaacaaatcaaag AGTATGGGGATGTGACAGACATCTATAACTG TGATACATTCAATGAGAACTCCCCGCCTTCAAATGATACAACATACATCTCAATGCTTGGTGCTGCAGTCTATAGAGCTATGTCACAGGGTGACAAAGATGCAGTGTGGTTAATGCAA GGTTGGCTCTTTTATTCAGACTCTGCCTTTTGGAAACCACCTCAAATGAAA GCACTTCTGCATTCTGTTCCGGTTGGTAAAATGATAGTTCTTGACCTGTTTGCTGATGTCAAACCAATATGGGAGACTTCTGCTCAGTTCTACGGTACTCCTTATGTCTG GTGTCTTTTGCATAATTTTGGTGGAAATATTGAAATGTATGGTGTATTGGATGCCATATCCTCAGGCCCAGTTGATGCTCGCATCAGTGATAATTCAACTATG GTAGGTGTTGGCATGTGCATGGAGGGCATTGAACACAATCCAGTTGTTTATGAGTTGATGTCAGAAATGGCATTTCGGAGTGAAAAAGTTCTTGTAGTG gaGTGGCTGAAGGCTTACTCTCAGAGACGCTATGGTAAGACAGTCCGTCAAGTTGAGGCAGCTTGGGAAATACTTTATCACACTATCTACAATTGTACAGATGGAATTGCC GACCATAATACAGATTTTATAGTCAAGTTTCCAGACTGGGACCCATCAGCAATCTCAGCATCTAGCTTcggaaaacaagagaaaatgcTATTGCCCTTTCATCTGTCCTCCGGTAGAAGATTTTTATCTCAAGTGACAGGCTCTGACTTTCCTCAAGCACATTTGTGGTATTCTGCTCGTTTCGTGGTCGATGCTTTGGAGCTTTTCCTTCAGGCTGGGAATCATCTCAAGGAAAGTCTACCATTTAG GTATGACCTGGTTGACTTAACACGGCAAGTACTGTCAAAGCTAGCAAATAAGGTATATGTGGATGCCATGACTGCTTTTCAGCAGAAGGATGCTAAAGCTCTACATCTTCACAGCCAAAAATTTCTCCAACTTATAAAGGATATTGATTTGCTGCTTGCTTGTGATGATAATTTTCTTCTTGGGACATGGCTTGAAAGTGCCAAAGCATTAGCAGCAACTCCTAGTGAGATGAGGCAG TATGAATGGAATGCGAGGACTCAAGTCACTATGTGGTATGATACTAATCGAACAGCTCAGAGCAAGCTTCATGATTATG CAAACAAGTTCTGGAGTGGTCTCCTGGAAGACTATTACCTGCCACGAGCATCAAGCTACTtttcctatttaaccaaaagcttgagagagaatgagaaattTGAGTTAGAGGAGTGGAGAAAAGACTGGATATCATACTCAAACAAATGGCAATCAGAAACACAAATTTACGCGGTCAAGGCAAAAGGAGATGCCCTTGAATTGGCCAAAACATTGTACAAGAACTATTTCGGTTAG
- the LOC104454620 gene encoding notchless protein homolog, with product MEVEAQQRDVNNVMCQLVDPEGTTLGPPMYLPQDVGPQQLQQMVNKLLSNEDKLPYTFYISDQELVVPLESYLQKNKVSVEKVLSIVYQPQAIFRIRPVNRCSATIAGHSEAVLSVAFSPDGKQLASGSGDTTVRLWDLSTQTPMFTCKGHRNWVLSIAWSPDGKHLVSGSKAGEIQCWDPLTGQPSGNPLVGHKKWITGISWEPVHLSSPCRRFVSSSKDGDARIWDVTLRRCVICLSGHTLAVTCVKWGGDGVIYTGSQDCTIKVWETSQGKLIRELKGHGHWVNSLALSTEYVLRTGAFDHTGKQYSSAEEMKQVALERYKKMKGNAPERLVSGSDDFTMFLWEPSVSKHPKTRMTGHQQLVNHVYFSPDGQWVASASFDKSVKLWNGITGKFVAAFRGHVGPVYQISWSADSRLLLSGSKDSTLKIWDIRTKKLKQDLPGHADEVFAVDWSPDGEKVASGGKDKVLKLWMG from the exons atggaggtggAAGCGCAGCAGCGAGACGTTAACAACGTGATGTGCCAACTGGTGGATCCAGAAGGAACGACCTTGGGTCCTCCCATGTACCTTCCCCAGGACGTTGGCCCTCAGCAGCTTCAGCAGATGGTCAACAAGCTTCTCAGTAAC GAGGACAAATTGCCGTATACTTTTTACATATCGGACCAGGAGCTCGTTGTCCCTCTTGAATCTTACTTACAGAAAAACAAAG TTTCTGTGGAGAAGGTGTTGTCCATAGTCTATCAGCCACAAGCCATTTTCCGAATTCGTCCTGTAAATCGCTGTTCAGCAACAATTGCTG GTCACTCAGAGGCTGTTCTGTCTGTGGCCTTTAGTCCTGATGGGAAGCAACTGGCTAGTGGTTCAGGAGATACCACAGTCCGATTGTGGGACCTAAGTACTCAGACCCCAATGTTTACATGCAAAG GGCACAGGAATTGGGTCCTCTCCATTGCATGGTCGCCTGATGGCAAGCATCTTGTAAGTGGAAGCAAGGCTGGGGAAATCCAATGTTGGGATCCGTTGACCGGGCAACCATCAGGCAATCCACTTGTT GGCCACAAGAAATGGATCACAGGTATATCTTGGGAACCAGTCCATCTGAGTTCACCATGCCGTCGCTTTGTGAGTTCTAGTAAAGATGGTGATGCACGCATATGGGATGTAACACTAAGGAGATGTGTAATATGTCTGAGCGGTCACACTCTAGCTGTTACATGCGTAAAGTGGGGAGGAGACGGTGTTATATATACTGG CTCTCAGGACTGTACAATCAAAGTCTGGGAAACATCCCAGGGGAAGCTGATAAGGGAATTGAAG GGTCATGGACATTGGGTTAACTCCCTTGCTCTGAGCACTGAGTATGTTCTTCGGACTGGAGCTTTCGATCACACTGGCAAACAGTATTCATCTGCTGAAGAAATGAAGCAA GTTGCATTAGAAAGgtacaagaaaatgaaaggcaATGCTCCTGAAAGATTGGTCTCTGGATCTGATGATTTTACCATGTTTTTGTGGGAACCTTCTGTCAGCAAGCACCCAAAAACGCGAATGACTGGTCATCAACAG CTTGTGAATCACGTCTACTTTTCACCCGATGGGCAATGGGTGGCTAGTGCTTCGTTTGATAAATCTGTGAAGTTGTGGAATGGTATTACTGGGAAGTTTGTTGCTGCATTCAGGGGACATGTCGGGCCTGTATATCAAATAAG TTGGTCTGCAGATAGTAGACTTCTTTTAAGTGGGAGCAAAGACTCTACTCTGAAG
- the LOC104454636 gene encoding alpha-N-acetylglucosaminidase isoform X1, translating into MSQPKMKISALVLLLSVITMTSSASSPDVIESLLTRLESKRASPSVQETAAAGVLERLLPFHSRSFQFKIVPKDVCGGKNCFLIENYEEKDGPEILIRGTTAVELASGLHWYLKYWCNAHVSWDKTGGIQVASIPKAGSLPRLKGKGVMIQRPVPWNYYQNVVTSSYSYVWWNWSGWEKEIDWMALQGVNLPLAFTGQEAIWQKVFMDFNISKDELNDFFGGPAFLAWARMGNLHGWGGPLSQNWLDQQLNLQKQILSRMSELGMVPVLPSFSGNVPEALKKIYPSANITRLGDWNTVDGNPKWCCTYLLDPSDPLFVEIGEAFVRKQIKEYGDVTDIYNCDTFNENSPPSNDTTYISMLGAAVYRAMSQGDKDAVWLMQGWLFYSDSAFWKPPQMKALLHSVPVGKMIVLDLFADVKPIWETSAQFYGTPYVWCLLHNFGGNIEMYGVLDAISSGPVDARISDNSTMVGVGMCMEGIEHNPVVYELMSEMAFRSEKVLVVEWLKAYSQRRYGKTVRQVEAAWEILYHTIYNCTDGIADHNTDFIVKFPDWDPSAISASSFGKQEKMLLPFHLSSGRRFLSQVTGSDFPQAHLWYSARFVVDALELFLQAGNHLKESLPFRYDLVDLTRQVLSKLANKVYVDAMTAFQQKDAKALHLHSQKFLQLIKDIDLLLACDDNFLLGTWLESAKALAATPSEMRQYEWNARTQVTMWYDTNRTAQSKLHDYANKFWSGLLEDYYLPRASSYFSYLTKSLRENEKFELEEWRKDWISYSNKWQSETQIYAVKAKGDALELAKTLYKNYFG; encoded by the exons ATGTCGCAGCCCAAGATGAAGATTTCAGCGCTGGTGCTGCTCCTCAGCGTGATAACAATGACTTCGTCAGCATCGTCGCCGGATGTCATAGAGTCTCTGCTCACCCGACTGGAGTCCAAGAGGGCATCTCCGTCGGTTCAAGAAACGGCGGCTGCAGGCGTTCTTGAAAGATTGCTTCCTTTCCATTCACGCAGCTTCCAATTCAAGATCGTACCCAAG GATGTTTGCGGTGGAAAGAACTGCTTTTTGATCGAAAATTACGAGGAGAAGGATGGGCCTGAGATATT GATTAGAGGTACCACAGCAGTTGAATTAGCATCTGGCTTGCATTGGTACTTGAAGTATTGGTGTAATGCTCATGTTTCCTGGGACAAGACTGGTGGCATACAGGTGGCTTCCATTCCTAAGGCAGGATCCCTGCCTAGGCTGAAGGGCAAGGGTGTGATGATTCAGCGACCCGTCCCATGGAACTATTACCAAAATGTCGTTACATCAAGTT ATTCTTATGTCTGGTGGAATTGGAGTGGATGGGAAAAAGAGATAGACTGGATGGCTTTGCAAGGAGTTAACCTACCATTGGCCTTTACTGGACAAGAAGCCATTTGGCAAAAAGTTTTCATG GATTTCAATATCAGCAAGGATGaactaaatgatttttttggtggACCTGCATTTCTCGCATGGGCTCGCATGGGAAATTTGCATGG GTGGGGTGGTCCGTTATCACAGAACTGGTTGGATCAACAGCTGAACTTGCAGAAGCAGATATTGTCTCGGATGTCTGAGCTAGGCATGGTTCCAG TTCTTCCGTCCTTCTCTGGGAATGTTCCAGAAGCATTGAAGAAGATATATCCTTCAGCTAATATAACTAGACTTGGGGACTG gaatacTGTTGATGGTAATCCAAAGTGGTGCTGCACCTACCTCCTTGATCCTTCTGATCCTTTATTTGTTGAAATTGGGGAGGCTTTTGTCagaaaacaaatcaaag AGTATGGGGATGTGACAGACATCTATAACTG TGATACATTCAATGAGAACTCCCCGCCTTCAAATGATACAACATACATCTCAATGCTTGGTGCTGCAGTCTATAGAGCTATGTCACAGGGTGACAAAGATGCAGTGTGGTTAATGCAA GGTTGGCTCTTTTATTCAGACTCTGCCTTTTGGAAACCACCTCAAATGAAA GCACTTCTGCATTCTGTTCCGGTTGGTAAAATGATAGTTCTTGACCTGTTTGCTGATGTCAAACCAATATGGGAGACTTCTGCTCAGTTCTACGGTACTCCTTATGTCTG GTGTCTTTTGCATAATTTTGGTGGAAATATTGAAATGTATGGTGTATTGGATGCCATATCCTCAGGCCCAGTTGATGCTCGCATCAGTGATAATTCAACTATG GTAGGTGTTGGCATGTGCATGGAGGGCATTGAACACAATCCAGTTGTTTATGAGTTGATGTCAGAAATGGCATTTCGGAGTGAAAAAGTTCTTGTAGTG gaGTGGCTGAAGGCTTACTCTCAGAGACGCTATGGTAAGACAGTCCGTCAAGTTGAGGCAGCTTGGGAAATACTTTATCACACTATCTACAATTGTACAGATGGAATTGCC GACCATAATACAGATTTTATAGTCAAGTTTCCAGACTGGGACCCATCAGCAATCTCAGCATCTAGCTTcggaaaacaagagaaaatgcTATTGCCCTTTCATCTGTCCTCCGGTAGAAGATTTTTATCTCAAGTGACAGGCTCTGACTTTCCTCAAGCACATTTGTGGTATTCTGCTCGTTTCGTGGTCGATGCTTTGGAGCTTTTCCTTCAGGCTGGGAATCATCTCAAGGAAAGTCTACCATTTAG GTATGACCTGGTTGACTTAACACGGCAAGTACTGTCAAAGCTAGCAAATAAGGTATATGTGGATGCCATGACTGCTTTTCAGCAGAAGGATGCTAAAGCTCTACATCTTCACAGCCAAAAATTTCTCCAACTTATAAAGGATATTGATTTGCTGCTTGCTTGTGATGATAATTTTCTTCTTGGGACATGGCTTGAAAGTGCCAAAGCATTAGCAGCAACTCCTAGTGAGATGAGGCAG TATGAATGGAATGCGAGGACTCAAGTCACTATGTGGTATGATACTAATCGAACAGCTCAGAGCAAGCTTCATGATTATG CAAACAAGTTCTGGAGTGGTCTCCTGGAAGACTATTACCTGCCACGAGCATCAAGCTACTtttcctatttaaccaaaagcttgagagagaatgagaaattTGAGTTAGAGGAGTGGAGAAAAGACTGGATATCATACTCAAACAAATGGCAATCAGAAACACAAATTTACGCGGTCAAGGCAAAAGGAGATGCCCTTGAATTGGCCAAAACATTGTACAAGAACTATTTCGGTTAG